In Oryza brachyantha chromosome 1, ObraRS2, whole genome shotgun sequence, the following are encoded in one genomic region:
- the LOC102699907 gene encoding MYB-like transcription factor EOBI, which translates to MAGGMCSRAGEPAVRKGPWTLEEDLILVSYISQNGEGSWDNLARSAGLNRNGKSCRLRWLNYLRPGVRRGSITPEEDIVIRELHSRWGNRWSKIAKHLPGRTDNEIKNYWRTKIHRKPRRSQLQEPEPEPCEDAMATSESASASSSQSLSQASSTVWDEHMQTSSSFPHPELLGSVAAADHHLGMAVLDEVAAEHFIPPEFTFSEGLIDFVDNFWETMPVSDMV; encoded by the exons CCCGTGGACGCTGGAGGAGGACCTCATCCTCGTCAGCTACATCTCCCAGAACGGCGAAGGCTCCTGGGACAACCTCGCGCGCTCCGCCG GGCTGAACCGGAACGGGAAGAGCTGCAGGCTGCGGTGGCTCAACTACCTGAGGCCAGGGGTGCGGCGGGGCAGCATCACGCCGGAGGAGGACATCGTGATCCGGGAGCTCCACTCCCGGTGGGGGAACAGGTGGTCCAAGATCGCCAAGCACCTCCCCGGCAGGACGGACAACGAGATCAAGAACTACTGGAGGACCAAGATACACAGGAAGCCACGCAGGAGCCAGCTGcaggagccggagccggagccctGCGAGGACGCCATGGCCACCAGCGAGTCGGCCTCGGCGTCGAGCAGCCAGAGCCTCAGCCAGGCCAGCTCCACCGTCTGGGACGAGCACATGCAGACCAGCAGCAGCTTCCCTCACCCCGAGCTCCTgggctccgtcgccgccgccgaccaccaccTCGGAATGGCCGTCCTGGAcgaggtcgccgccgagcACTTCATCCCGCCGGAGTTCACCTTCAGTGAGGGCTTGATCGACTTCGTGGACAACTTCTGGGAGACGATGCCTGTTTCAGACATGGTGTGA
- the LOC102700189 gene encoding scopoletin glucosyltransferase-like, protein MTIKDEQQPLHILFFPFLAPGHLIPVADMAALFAARGVRCSILTTSANAAVIRSAVDRANDSFRGSGGGLAIDLVVVPFPDVGLPPGAESGTALSSQEDRDRFFLAIMRLREPFDRFLSENRADAVVVGSFFRWAAEAAAEHSVPHLGFLGTSVFARSCTNSVVCNNPMEAAPEDPDAVVTLPGLPHRVELRRSQMMDPKKRPDHWELLKSINSASQRSFGELFNSFHELEPDYVEHYRTTLGRRSWLVGPVALANKDAAVRGTSELSPDADGYLRWLDAKPHGSVVYVSFGTLSSFSPAEMRELARGLDLSGRNFVWVINGADADASEWMPEGFPQLISPRGERGLTIQGWAPQMLILNHPAVGGFVTHCGWNSTLEAVTAGVPLVTWPRYADQFYNEKLITEVLKVGVGVGSMDFASKLENRRVVIGGEVVAGAIGRVMGEGEEGEAIRKKAAELGAKARGALEKGGSSYDDVGRLMDELMARRSSFNV, encoded by the coding sequence ATGACCATCAAGGATGAGCAGCAGCCACTGCACATCCTCTTCTTCCCGTTCCTCGCGCCTGGCCATCTTATCCCAGTCGCCGACATGGCCGCGCTCTTCGCCGCTCGCGGCGTCAGGTGCAGCATCCTCACCACCTCGGCCAACGCCGCCGTCATCCGCTCGGCCGTGGACCGTGCCAACGACTCCTTCCGTGGGAGCGGTGGTGGCCTGGCGATCGACCTCGTCGTCGTGCCCTTCCCGGACGTTGGGCTCCCGCCGGGCGCCGAGAGCGGCACGGCGCTTTCGTCCCAGGAAGACCGCGACAGGTTCTTCCTTGCCATCATGCGGCTCCGGGAGCCCTTCGACCGGTTCCTGTCGGAGAaccgcgccgacgccgtcgtggtGGGCAGCTTCTTCAGGTGGGCCGCggaagccgccgccgagcacaGCGTCCCGCATCTGGGGTTCCTCGGCACCAGCGTGTTCGCGAGGTCCTGCACCAACAGCGTGGTGTGCAACAACCCGATGGAGGCCGCCCCCGAAGATCCTGACGCCGTCGTTACCTTGCCGGGGCTGCCGCACCGTGTCGAGCTGAGGCGGAGCCAAATGATGGACCCCAAGAAGCGGCCGGACCACTGGGAGTTGCTCAAGAGCATAAACTCCGCCAGCCAGAGGAGCTTCGGCGAATTGTTTAACAGCTTCCACGAGCTGGAGCCGGACTACGTCGAGCACTACCGCACGACGCTCGGCCGCCGCTCATGGCTCGTCGGGCCGGTCGCTCTTGCCAACAAGGACGCGGCGGTGAGAGGCACCAGCGAGCTCTCGCCGGACGCGGACGGCTACCTGCGGTGGCTCGACGCGAAGCCACACGGCTCGGTGGTGTACGTCTCCTTCGGCACGCTGTCCAGCTTCTCGCCGGCGGAGATGCGGGAGCTCGCCCGAGGCCTCGACCTCTCAGGCAGGAACTTCGTGTGGGTAATCAACGGCGCGGACGCCGACGCATCGGAGTGGATGCCCGAAGGCTTCCCCCAGCTGATCTCGCCAcgcggcgaacgcggcctcacAATCCAAGGCTGGGCGCCGCAGATGCTCATCCTGAACCACCCTGCCGTCGGCGGGTTCGTCACACACTGCGGGTGGAACTCAACGCTGGAGGCCGTGACCGCCGGCGTGCCGTTGGTTACCTGGCCACGGTACGCCGACCAGTTCTACAACGAGAAGCTCATCACGGAGGTGCTCaaggtcggcgtcggcgtcggctccATGGACTTCGCGTCGAAGCTGGAGAACCGCCGGGTAGTGATCGGCGGCGAAGTGGTCGCGGGAGCCATAGGGAGAGTGAtgggcgagggcgaggagggcgAGGCGATACGGAAGAAGGCGGCGGAACTAGGCGCGAAGGCGAGGGGCGCGCTGGAGAAGGGCGGATCTTCGTACGATGACGTTGGACGTCTGATGGACGAGTTGATGGCTCGCCGGAGCTCCTTCAATGTATGA